The DNA window ACTAgcttttatcttcttcttattttatgtaGTGATGATGTAATTACTACTTACTTTCTTTGTCcctatgtcattttttttttcggtCTCAAAAAAGAAATGACACAATTCTATATTGATAACAACATTGATGAGTtattttaaatcacaaatttatAAGTTGTTATATTCCTCAAAGTATAATAGTGTCATGCATATAAATTAAGACGGAAAGAGAGTATGTGATATGTACTACGACTAgtagtatatttttgttttctaccCCTATTTTCCCTATCCTTGTGTAGTCTCCATCCTATCTATCTATAAGTACTctgaaaaatatgtaattttagtTCATGGTGAAAGTACTCAAGAAACCTATCATATCATGATGCAAGAGTCAGACAGTGAAAGTCACTAATCAAGCACCCACTGTACGTTCTTCAATAAAACAAAGTATTCCCTCCGTCTCAAtttttatatgagttagtttAATTTGGTAtggagtttaaaaaagaaagaaagatttttgaaaatttttgtttaaaataagtcatatataCTTGTGTGGATAGAAATCATTTCATTTAAGTTAAAATGAGCATTTTAGAgtttaaattgttactaaacgtagaaatatgttattcttttaatttttagaccgattaaaaataaaagtaaatcatATTAATTGGGATAAAGAGACTAATAGTATTTTGGCACTAtagaaaattaaagatatgtccTGGTAAAATCAGAATTAATTTAAGAGTCAATATGCCAGCAAAAAGAAGATAAACAATACCTACTGCAAGGAAATCTTTAGGGgttgtatttttaatttagcTAAAGATATGAAAATGACAGGAAAAACAAATTCAGAATCTCtgtcttattaaaaaaaaacaaaaaattaaacctTTACAAGTTATATAATATTCGTTTGCCATATAACACGTTGGTTGGGACAGGCATCAATTGCTGTACAACATAcgtaatataaaattatgtattaTGCATCGATCGAGTAATGTACGCATAATGAGATGATTAAGATATATTCCTCTACCCCTTAGTTAATCAGACGACATCTTGTACTTAAATACTAAAAATGAAGAACCTTTTAGTAGGAAaaatttaaacctttaataGGTTTATTTAGCATGAATTCAAATTAGAAACACTAGTAAATTTTTGTTCATTAGTTGTTcgtagaaataatataaaactaagcaaaaggaaaaggaaatagAGGAAAAAAGTTAATATTATGATGAAAGATAGTAAAAACTCGGAATTGAGGGCTAATTTCTCTTGATAAGCTTCCTGTCTTCCATCGTTGAAGTTAAAATCGGTCTAAACTTCATTTTCCTTGAATATAATTAAAACGATACTCAATTGATGAGTTTATTTCTCGTAATTTTAATAATTGGTCCTATAATGGATGATGGGGTGGCTTACGATTTTATTGATTGATCATTGActattgttttttgtttgtgatataattaatatttgaagtgTCCCCATTAAAGTTGACATTGCTTAGCAATAGTATCATCTTAGGTAAGCCATATTTGTCTATAATATACACAAACCAAGTACTCAACTTGGAAAATAAAATGTtcccttctttttattttccttatagATATAATATAAGcttatgttaaaaaatatattaaattagtaATTGGATTTAACTAATTAGTCTAGTTGACCCATAATATGAAAATGTTTGACAGTACTCATATAATTAAGTGTCAAAACCTTTCTTCCTTATTACTATTCAGTAACAACCTAACctatctcttttaaaaaatttccaaCAAGAAGGCATTTGAATAATGTCAACGCTACAACAACTTTGAATCATAACTCATAAAGTCATAAGCCTATTAATTTTAAACACGGATTGATTTGTatgttttgatgaaaaataatattatgtaaCAAATTAATAACTCTTATTTGACGTATTTCAACTACTTATAACACTTTTACTTTCTTCATATTTGTTAATTGGTGGAAGTTGTTGCATCATTAGTATTGgtaaattaaagtaaaagatAGCCCCATTATTTGTACTTATCCCGATTGagatgtttaaaatattttagataaCACTAGACATAAAACTTTGTCTAATAGCATAAATTTGCTAAAGAAATACTGTCAGCGCTAATAAGAATACTATATAGAAAGTATTTTGCAATCATAAAGGTCATACTACCACAACTATTTTCAAAAGTATTAATCACTTATTAAAATACTAAAGTCTCATATATCGAAGggaaaaacttgaaaaattattactaattattagTTTCTTGAATCACTTGTGAAGTTCCATTGACCGTACAATAAaagtcaattaatttttattaggCGCTACTAAGAGTAAAAATTGAATTCAGATATGTTAAATTACCTCATTTCAACcgttttcaatttcattttttttttccttgaagaagtagattcaaataaattttttgaaatgaaaacgAACAAAAGAAAGGTTTGTCCCATCAagcaagaaagaaaagaaaagttagGAACATGCGACGATTAAAATAAGTATCGAGTAACTTAATCAAATGGTCATTCAATTATAACGAATTCCCGTtgaagttatttgtattttttttttaatatcaataaaGTCATTCAATTAATTAGAAGCGTGTATCTACTATCTACAAAATCATTACAGCCAAAACAACTATAGAAAcactaattatataaatctcCCCTCTTGGTTTCGATTGACTTACCTTCTTTGTAGTTGTGCTTTcctctcttattttatttttttgttataattacttattattaataccaaaaagattaatttaaataatttaccattgatgatatattcttttgtttaactacttttataattataaacatcatttttcaagattttttattttttttcatttccattgTTATTCACGTGACGTATACATTAGTATTTCCTTCATAAAATTTATCAGCCAGATTAATTAGATACCACCGAGAGTTCACAGGAATTGGAATGAATATTCTCACTGTAAATTTTATCTTCtgaaataaaacaagaaaaaatataataatatcgGGGTAGTCtgttttataaattttgtaatttgtatttaaaaaataaacattgtaATGAGGTTTGAAATTTCATAGGTGTAAACAATGTCCGGACAATattacaataacaacatactcAGGAAATCTCACAAATAGGGTTCAAAAAGGATAGAATATACACAGCGGACGTCGACGTTTTTTTCTCGTAAACAGTAGTTGAGTAGCAGAAGATGGTAAGTCCAGCCCAAATTTTAATAGGGCCCATTCTATACCAAGGTAAGCCTTACGCGATGGCTATCGGCCCTACGAGATACCTTAAATGGGCTCAACTAAATCCAATATACATGAATCCATAATTccatttcaaaattatatttagcATGATGATAATATGCAATcagtttttctttaaaaaaaaagtgataactAGTTTGAAATTGAGGTAATGTTACTACATTGAAGTGGTTAAGTTTAAATCATGAAAGTACCTCTGATAATTCATTGAGCACAAGATTAATCGGAATACATGTATGTTGAAATAGCTAAACATTCAGAAGTTAGTTACTAATCCATTTTTTAGTTAGAAGGTCATTTCAGAATGTTAGTTAGTGCTAGTTAGTTACCTCGATTGCTATGTTGATGAATTAGTTAGTTAGTAGATcagatattttttcttcttcttgctttCTATATAATCTGTGGATGTAtctcatttgtaatatcatccAGATTCAGATTAATAAAATTCTCTCTCATTTCTTCCTTACTCTAGTTTCTTCTCTAAGTTCATCAATGGTGCTATAAGCTTGTATGCTCACAGTTTtcttcatggtatcagagcaaagtTGTAGTTGAGTTTAGATCTCTACTAGTTAGTAAAATCTGTAGTTTAGATCTGCAGAAATGGTGGCATTGAAGATAGATCAGAATGATCCTTTATACATTGGGGCCTCATACAGTTCGAGTGTTGTATTGATTCCCATAAAGTTGATTGGATCTGAGAATTATGGAATCTGGAGCAGGTCAATGAGAATTGCATTGTTGGAAAAGAGGAAGTATGGATTTGTGACTGGTGCTTGCACTAGAGGTTTATACAAAGAAGATCTGCATGAGCAGTGGGAAATATGTAATGCAATTGTGTTGTCATGGCTGATGAACACAGTCAGTGAGAAGCTTCTCAGTGGCATTGTATATGCCATAAATGCCTTATCACTTTGGAATGATCTCAAGGAAAGATTTGACAAAGTGAATTGAGTAAGGATCTATCAGTTGCATAGAGAGATTACTACTCTAACACAAGGTACATACACTGTATCTCATTACTTCTCCAAACTGAAAACATTGTGGAATGAGTATGATGTTGTAATACCGAGTCCCGTTGTGCTTATCCTCAATCGAAAGAGTATAATGATCACCTGCAGCAGATGAGGTTGATTCAATTTCTAAGTGGCATGAATGAATCATATGAGCGGGCTTGCAGACAGATACTACTTAAGGGAACTAAACCATCATTAGACCAAATATAAGCTATGCAGTGCAAACTTTCAGCCAGTTTATGCAATCTTCTAAGAAGTCACATCTGGAGGCTACTACTAGAGTGGTTAGACATTTGAAAGGTACAGTTGGTCAGAGTATTTGGCTGCATTCTGAACCTACTAACATACGCACATGTTGGTGTGATTCTGTTTGGGCTGCTTGTCCCAACACAAGAAGGTCCATCACATGGTATGTCATCAAGTTTGGAGATTTTTTGGTATCCTGGAAATCAAGAAACAACAGACTGTTTCAAGAAGCTCAGCTGAAGCTGAGTACAGAAGCATAACTTCAGCAGTCTCAGAAATCACCTGGCTCCTAGGCTTGTTCAAAGAGCTAGGAGTGTCTATTCAGTTGCCTATTACTATTTTTAGCGACAGTAAATCAGCCATACAACTAGCAGCTAACACAGTGTTTCATGAAAGGACAAAACATATCGAGATAGATTGTCACTTCATCAGAGATAAGATCAAAGCAGGGGTGGTTGACACTGCCTATGAACACACATAACAACAACTTGCAGACTTATTGACAAAAGGGTTGAGTCAGGTCCAACATGTATACCTTTTAGGCAAAGCTTGGTGTGCTTAATGTCATGCACCCTTCAGCTTGAAGGGGTGTGTTGAAATAGCTAAACATTCAGAAGTTAGTTACTAATTCATTAGTTAGTTAGAAGGTCATTTCAGTCATTTCAGAATGTTAGTTAGTGCTAGTTAGTTACCTCGATTGTTGTGCTAATGAATCAGTTAGTTAGtagattagattttttttctttttcttgctttCTATGTAATCTGTGGATGTAtctcatttgtaatatcatccAGATTAAGATTAATAAAATTCTCTCTCGTTTCTTCCTCACTCTAGTTTCTTCTCTAAGTTCATCAATGGTGTTATAAGCTTGTATGCTCACAGTTTTCTTCAATGTAATTAGTTTGGCGCAAGCTAAGTAAATTACAAAAAGTTCCCAGATAGATGACTGAAGCATATTCTTAGACTGGTATTATCacataatacaaataattataacatttctatttttcttaaaaatgctAAATTAGCCcatgaaaatataaattgtCCAACTCGTTTAAAATTTGAATGGGTTAATGACATCTTGACCCGCACAAATTCAGATCATATAAAAgttgggctgatttagtcaaaTATTACTCCAAATTGAATTAAGAGAAACGGTtacaatatattaattaaaaagataGACTATTTGAGATCactcatataataataataataataataataataataataaaataacctCCTAGTTTTGTTTGGTAGGCAAACAATTTACAAGTAAgataaaacaaagaaattaaagctTGTCAAGTGTTGGGTCA is part of the Solanum stenotomum isolate F172 chromosome 8, ASM1918654v1, whole genome shotgun sequence genome and encodes:
- the LOC125873920 gene encoding uncharacterized protein LOC125873920, translated to MVALKIDQNDPLYIGASYSSSVVLIPIKLIGSENYGIWSRSMRIALLEKRKYGFVTGACTRGLYKEDLHEQWEICNAIVLSWLMNTVSEKLLSGIVYAINALSLWNDLKERFDKKQQTVSRSSAEAEYRSITSAVSEITWLLGLFKELGVSIQLPITIFSDSKSAIQLAANTVFHERTKHIEIDCHFIRDKIKAGVVDTAYEHT